The DNA window CTCGCTGATACAGTCGCTGAGAGAGCTTCCTTGGTGCAGGGTAATGGTTTGAAGTGTAGAGGGGACGGTGTAAGTTCGAGGAAGTACAAGTGAGCCCAGCAACCAAAACCATTGGATCGGTCGAGCCTGCTAAGATGTTGTAGCGGCCCGGTGCTGATAATCTCAAAAAGTgctttgaattcttttttttttttttttttttttttttttttttttttttttttttttttttttttNGGGTTCTTCCCGttccaaaaatatttacttcTCGAACTGGATCGTTACGTGTGATGGGATAGTAAATGGTGATGTCCTACGAGGCTGTTACGTGTGATGGGATAGTAAATGGTGATGTCCTACGAGGCTGTTACGTGTGATGGGATAGTAAATGGTGATGTCCTACGAGGCTCGTGGCTCCTCAACGAAGAAACAGAGTTATCATCACTCTTCAACTACCATATTGGTGAGGTTCTTGGAATGTAGTAACTATATGGCTCTTCAACTAAGTATCATCACCACTCTCCAACTACCATATTGGTGAGGTTCTTGGAATTTAGTAATTATATTGGTGAGGTTCAGGTTCTTGGAATGTAGTAACTAAATTGGTTCGTGAAGGGTGACCAAGCAAGAAATATAATTCTCAAAACCATAACATTCGGAGTTACTTTGACTTTATATGTTGACTCTAAGCATTCAAACTATGAAGTTGAATATAAGGATTATGAGAATTCTTTATATTACAAGTCTATTCTTAGGtacataataaaatttcatttacaaAAGTGTTAAATTGTAACacctttaaaaatattaaatactttgAATAGTTTTACAATTAAGACAAGGATGTAAGATAAAGGATGAAGACAAAAATAgtgatatgattatgtataattaaaaaaaaaaaaaaattgaatttttaaaacatttaatttaaggaGAATTCTTCAACTAACTAGAATTTCTGTATTAagtttaaatctaattttttattgtctTCTATATCTAGTTTGTGTATGAAAAGTATTAAATAATGGGTTTGAATGGAGTaaggtaaataataataaaatgctataaaaagcaaataacaatttcataataataaaatgtttagaCGCATTTAATTTGAACTTAATTGAAACAACGCTAATTTAGATGGGtattattcaaaatacaatTGACTATATTATCACAATAGacatttaaattccaaaataaaataaaataactatatTTTCAATCCATGAGCTTAAGAGTCTTAAGCATGGAAGGATTGACAACGCTATAGCCTCCATCGACCACAAGATTAAGCCCACTCACATAGTTTGCCTCGTCACTAGCTAAGTACAGCGCAGCCCTGGCTATGTCATCGGCTTTGAGCACGCAACCCTTGAGATTGGCCCACCCGGTCACCATGTTCTCCAAAGCCTCTGCCTGTTTCGGGTCTGTGGGCCCAGCAATCCCAGTGGCCACGACGAAGGGGGCCACGCAATTGACTCTGATACCGTGCTGGCCAAGTTCCGCCGCTAGGTTCCTAACCAACCCCAACACAGCGCATTTGGAGGCTGCGTATGGGTGCGTTGAGAGGCCTGCAATGTTGGTGGTTGCACTGGTTGTGAACAAAATGCACCCTTTTTTCTCGAGTATCATCACCCTGGCTGCATGCTTCGCCCCCCAAAATGCCCCCATCACGTTCACCCCCAACACCTTCAATTACCACGAATGAGGCTGTTAATGTGTGGATTATTTTTGGATTAAGGGATAATTAAATACTACCTTGTCCAAGTCAGATTTTGTAACGTCCAATATTCCACTAAACGGACGGTCGATGACGCCGGCGTTGCTGTACATGATGTCCAGCTTGCCGTGCCGGCAGACGGCGGCGTCCACAAGATTGCTGACGTCTTCTTCCTTGGACACGTCGCAATGGATATAGCTTACGTCTTCGCCGAGTTGGTCAGCGATTTTTTGGCCGACTTCATCTTGGATATCGGCGATTATGACTTTGGCTCCATTTTCGTGGAAAATTCGCACTACGCTAGCTCCGATCCCGCTCGCGCCGCCGGTGATAATCGCCACCTTGCCTTCCAGTCTAAAAACcccaaaattatataattaattaattaattaattaattaattaattaattaattaattaatgaaaagaatGGAAAATTGATACCTTCTGAGAGCGGTAGCAGAGGCATTAAAGCTCATCTTGTTCAACAAGAAATTCAGAAATTAAGGAAGCGGTTAATGggagagaaaaggagagaggTTTGGATTTATTGAAAGGTGTGATTTTGTGAGGGTGGCCATTCACATATTTATAGGggaaaactaatttatttttgggttattattattatttttgttattttatttagttgagGATACATATGCGTCTCATATTCCTCTATTTAAGGCATTTACCTACTTTTatttcatcattattattattattattttttgtttatttgattgGAATTAACTTTCAtgaaagtattaaaaaatctCATTAATGACGTCACTCCGTTTTCGATAAACGTGTTAATAAGATAaacaattgaaattaattaattaattaaaatataagtaACTAAATTGAGATTTTACAGAGTTTGGTAGAAAGTAACAATATAAGTGTGAAGCTGATTGGTAGTCCCTTAAATAATGGGgaaattgtttgaaatttgaacgtcataattatttaattacgttattgagaaatttaaaaaattaagaataaaactGAGAgtaataaaaagtcaaaaacactttttaaaaagtcaatTTTCTTGTACATTTTGAATGGTGCGGAGTCATTGTCTTCACACTAGTTGACAAACTTTAAAGCTTTGGGACTATTGGATTGCAGGCTAAGTTTTGGTTTGCCAACTTAACACAACTCATACACAACCTATATTCATTTACACACGGCCTATGTTCATTTCAATCCTCGACTCTAACTAACTTTTCTCATCTCTACTTtaggccaaggtctctcataTACAATCGCATCTTATCTCTTCATCTAGATTCCCAACAACACGGTCGATGTATCGTAATGTCATCATAAGTCCTAGGATGTTCTGGACACTTGCTACTCGCTCAAGCACGCTAATTGAGAACCGACCCCAAAAGTCTACTATATCGCTAGGACATCATGAACATCCATTTCTTTagggttctatcgaggcataaACCCTCTTGTATCTTTATCGAGTAATTTACGAATATTGTATCAGATATTCGGTGCACATATCAACCTCTGACACATGGGCTAGGGAGCAATGTTGGTACACCCGTATTGTCTAATACTATTCTCAGAAAACCTATTTTCAAAGGAAGACACTCGTCTTGTAACGCTCGACCACGCTATGACACAAAGCCAATGACTGATGGAGAGTTGACACCATACCTCCTCCTATAACACATTTGGAGGTATGTTTAATTTGGTTGGAATAGATGTGATTTTGATGAACGGTCAtgccattttttaattaggtACTTTGAATAGTTTAGTAATTAAGATAAGGATCAAACGAAGAAAAATTAGTCCACCCATGAAGTGACACGTGCAATTTCAGATTAGTCTCCTTTAGAAACCTTTAATCATATCTTTGGTGGCTTTCTTTCAAttcaaaatggagaaaataatAAGGAAGACTTCTGAGGTAGACTTTCATCTTTTAAAATACCCATTCTCAAAACTTATACCCAAATTAAATAGAGTGTATTAACTAGATtattatgtctaataaatattattatatttgtgtctaataagtAGGTCATGATTCCGGTCGAAACAGAGTCGAGTATACCGATAGTGAATTTGGGGTCGTATAACAGCACCACTTCTTATCAAAACTATATTGTGAAAAGAGTATGTCGTGAATCTCAAATATTATGAGGTGATGACACGAAAGTGGCCCCCAACTGACCACACGAGGGCCTAagtaatataaatatcatGATCTGAGTGAGTAAGACGGTGCATCCTCCAACATACTACCacacaaattattaatttaaaatattgtggaTTGGACATCTTAAACGCCTGATGTTAAGATAAGATTCTCCAAATACCAAATGATATTCGTGTTTTGTCTTttcaaaaactcaaatttttaaaccaactttgttttgtttaatctTCAAACCTTTTTCCATTATAAATTTGTCCCCTCTCCCTCTAACTCCatccattctctctctccatctctctctctatctatcTCTCCTCTgtgtgaagaagaagacatggCAAGCCAGCTTATCTCTGCACCAACAGCACCAAGGAGGTAACCCATACCAACATTTGGCTAACTTTTTCTGCTTTTCAACTTCCTAGCTAACAACACGattctctacaatggtataatattgtccaccttgACTATAAGCTCTcagctttgttttgggcttcccagaAGGTCTCATTCCAATGAAAAGAGTATTCCATggttataaatccatgatcattccttatatTAGCCGATGTAagattttcatcatccaataaTCATAATCTAAGAATTTGATGTAGTTTATATAGAAAATTACACGATCCCTTCTGCTGCTATTTGATATGAACATGTAGATCTAGACTTTATGTGTTTTAATCATCTTGTCTCCAACCAAAAATTCATCGATACactaaaaaactatttttttttttaataatattttgagaacATTTTTACCCAAGATAGTCAAACAAGGAGAGGCGCTGAGCCCTATGACATTTCCATTtatattgtatttaatatatgaacataaacattaaaaagtatttaatattaatattgtcACATCACGCTCTCAATTACCGATATAATATTggtataatatattataataattagttaagaattaatattctttcttttatggtttgacgagtatattttatcttatttttaatattttatttattggtatTAGTTGTCCGggtgtatcctatttaaatcCCAATCCTATTTCTGATTGTTAAGCGTATTAGTATGTAATCCATTAGGCTCGAGGGAAAAGTAGCAATCATAACCGGCGGCGCAAGTGGGATAGGCGAATGCACAGCAAAACTCTTTGTCCACCACGGCGCCAAAGTAGTTATCGCCGATATCCAAGACGACCTCGGCCAAGCACTATGCGCCACCGCACTTGGCGGCCCCACCAACTCCCTCTACGTCCACTGTGACGTCACAGACGAATCCCAAATCAAAGCTGCCGTTGAAACCGCCGTCAAAGCATTCGGCAAGCTCGACATCATGATGAACAACGCGGGGATAGCCGACCCGAGCAAGCCGCGAATCATCGACAACCAAAAAGAAGACTTCGAACGAGTCATCAGCGTCAACGTCACGGGCGTGTTCCTTGGCATCAAACACGCAGCGCAGGCCATGATCCCGGTGAAAACCGGGTCGATTATATCGACAGCAAGCTTGGCATCGTATGTGGGTGGTTCGGCCTCGCACGCTTACACTTGCTCGAAGCATGCGGTGGTGGGGCTTACGAAGAACGCGGCGGTGGAGTTGGGGCAGTTTGGGATTAGGGTGAACTGCTTGTCGCCGTTTGCGATGGTGACGCCGTTGGCTACGAGGTTTGTGGGGTTGGAGGGGGAGGAATTTGAGATGGCTATGAACTCAATGGCGAATTTGAAAGGGGTTACGCTTAGGACTGAGGATGTGGCGAATGCGGCTTTGTTCTTGGCGAGTGATGAGAGTCGGTATGTGAGTGGCCATAATTTGTTGATTGATGGGGGCTTTGGTATAACTAATCCCAACATCAAAATCTTTGAATACCCTCAAAATTAGGGGCCTTTTGTCGCCACAAATAGCCGCCCACCATGCTATTCAACAATTTGTTACAAAGCAATAAAATAATGGCTTgaaataactcaatttttaGCTATGTCTCtttttatgaaattgattTGAGAAGCTAggaaagtaataaaaatattgagtgCTATTGTATTAGTGGCCAACAATATGGGAGGAGAGGGAATAAGAACTCGAACTCGAAACTCTTGCCGTGTACTCTCTATTCTTTATTGATTATTGATggagggtaaaatgactatTTTGCCCCTTGGTTGACTTGGACCATTTTCAGAGTTTTCTAattattcttcattttaatttttaaaatattataaataattttagcgTATGAGGTACTATCATCCtataattctctctctctttaattAATAGATGTGAATGGACTTTGAAGTAAgctaaatgataataaaatgacGTAAACAAATAACAATCTCGTAAGGGATGAAATAAAGCATTTACTTGAAATTTGACACCCAAATGTTTAAACACCCATAGTACAACGACAAAATAAAACACGAAGGTAAGATTTAATTTGAACTTAGTTGAAGGAACCCTGATTTAAGTGggtattattttaataatcaaCCCAAGTTCAAACtttgaaattagaaaattaaataaaaggcATCACTTATTTTCAGCGAACGTGCTTATGGTCATGAGCATGGAAGGATTGACAACACTGTAGCCTCCATCGACCACAAGATTGAGTCCACTCACATAGCTCGCCTCGTCACTAGCTAAGTAGAGGGCAGCCGTGGCTATGTCATTGGCTTTGAGGACGCAACCCTTGAGATTGGCCCAGCGGGTGACCATGTTCTCCATCATCTCTGCCTGCATCGGGTCTTTGGGCCCTGCAATCCCAGTGGCCACGGCGAAAGGGGCCACACAGTTGACTCTAATCCCGTGCTGGCCAAGTTCCGCCGCTAGGTTCCTAACCAACCCCAACACTGCACATTTGGAGGCTGCGTATGGGTGCGTTGAGAGGCCTGCAATGTTGGTGGCTACACTGGTTGTGAACAAAATGCACCCCTTTTTCTCGGGTATCATCACCCTGGCTGCATGCTTTGCCCCCCAAAATGCCCCCATCACGTTCACTCCCAATACCTTCCATGTCATTTAATAATACAGTAATTGATCAGCCTCCAATACTCTAAATTACCCATTTACTTAAGAATCCAACTGCCTTTTTGTATCCATTTACTTAATCCTACCCTactcaaaatttaatactaattaattataaccattctagtaattaaaatttaatactaaTTAATTCTAACCACTCTAATAGTTAAAATTGAGATCCACCCCTTAGAGTCAGTATCATAGCTTTTTCAATctatgtgggacttccattcCTCATTGTTTGGGGCCAGTGTGACACACCACCTCATGTTTAcctctttggggctcaacctACTTGCTCacacatcgcctggtgtctaactttgatatcatgtgcaacagctcaagtccacccctagttagcaaata is part of the Cucurbita pepo subsp. pepo cultivar mu-cu-16 chromosome LG03, ASM280686v2, whole genome shotgun sequence genome and encodes:
- the LOC111791025 gene encoding tropinone reductase-like 1, translating into MSFNASATALRRLEGKVAIITGGASGIGASVVRIFHENGAKVIIADIQDEVGQKIADQLGEDVSYIHCDVSKEEDVSNLVDAAVCRHGKLDIMYSNAGVIDRPFSGILDVTKSDLDKVLGVNVMGAFWGAKHAARVMILEKKGCILFTTSATTNIAGLSTHPYAASKCAVLGLVRNLAAELGQHGIRVNCVAPFVVATGIAGPTDPKQAEALENMVTGWANLKGCVLKADDIARAALYLASDEANYVSGLNLVVDGGYSVVNPSMLKTLKLMD
- the LOC111791026 gene encoding secoisolariciresinol dehydrogenase-like; its protein translation is MASQLISAPTAPRRLEGKVAIITGGASGIGECTAKLFVHHGAKVVIADIQDDLGQALCATALGGPTNSLYVHCDVTDESQIKAAVETAVKAFGKLDIMMNNAGIADPSKPRIIDNQKEDFERVISVNVTGVFLGIKHAAQAMIPVKTGSIISTASLASYVGGSASHAYTCSKHAVVGLTKNAAVELGQFGIRVNCLSPFAMVTPLATRFVGLEGEEFEMAMNSMANLKGVTLRTEDVANAALFLASDESRYVSGHNLLIDGGFGITNPNIKIFEYPQN
- the LOC111791028 gene encoding tropinone reductase-like 1; the protein is MTSNASAATPLRRLEGKVAIITGGASGIGASAVRIFHENGAKVVIADIQDEVGQKIADQLGEGVSYIRCDVSKEEDVSNLVDAAVCLHGKLDIMYSNAGVIDRPFSGILDVTKFDLDKVLGVNVMGAFWGAKHAARVMIPEKKGCILFTTSVATNIAGLSTHPYAASKCAVLGLVRNLAAELGQHGIRVNCVAPFAVATGIAGPKDPMQAEMMENMVTRWANLKGCVLKANDIATAALYLASDEASYVSGLNLVVDGGYSVVNPSMLMTISTFAENK